The stretch of DNA CTCGGTCTCGCCGAGGTTGACGACCAGGGTGACCGGCTCGTAGCGGACCACGGTGTTGGCGACGGCCGCCCAGGCCGTGCGGGCGGCGTGCAGGTCCTCGCCGCCGAAGGTCTCGTTGGGGGTGGGGAAGGCCATCCAGGTGCGGTCGTGCGGCTGCCATTCGGCGGGCATGGCGTAGCCCAGCTCGGCGGGGGTCTGAGGGATCGTCATGGTGCCTGTCCTTAGAGGAAGTAGAGGCGGCTGAGGGACACCGAGTCGGCGGCGACGGACTGCAGCAGCTCGCCGTCGAGCGAGACCAGGCCGGTGGCGGGGTTGACGTCGACCGTGCCGGTGCGGCCGTTGCGCAGCATGTCCCGCGGGCCGATGCCGCGGGTGTTGCGGACGGCGACGCGTCGGCGCCGGGTCGGCATGGCGTCGCCGTTGTCGACGGCGGCCTGGGCGACGAAGGCCACCGAGATGTCGGCGGCGGTCGCCCCGTGCGCCCCGAACTGCGGGCCCAGTACCAGCGGTTCGCAGCGGTCGGTGGAGGCGTTGGGGTCGCCGGTGACGCCGTAGGCGGGGAAGCCGGACTTCAGCACCAGCTGCGGCTTGGCGCCGAAGTGGTCGGCGCGCCAGAGCACCAGGTCGGCGAGCTTGCCGACCTCGATGGAGCCGATCTCGTGGGCCAGGCCGTGGGCGATGGCCGGGTTGATGGTGAGCTTGGCGATGTAGCGGAGCACGCGCTCGTTGTCGTCCCCGCCGTTCGTCTCGCCGAAGGAACCTGTGCCGTCCATCGGGCCCAACTCGTACTTCATCTTCCCGGCCAACGCGAAGGTCCGGCGCACGGTCTCGCCGGCCCTTCCCATGCCCTGGGCGTCGGAGGAGGTGATGCCGATGACGCCAAGGTCGTGCAGCACGTCCTCGGCGCCCATCGTCCCGGCGCGGATCCGGTCGCGGGCCATGGCGGCGTCGCCGGGCAGGTCGACCTTGAGGTCGTGCGCAGAGACGATCATGCCGAAGTGCTCGCCCAGCGCGTCCCGGCCGAAGGGCAGGGTCGGGTTGGTGGAGGAGCCGATGACATTGGGCACGCCCGCCATCTTCAGCACATTGGGGACGTGCCCGCCGCCGCAGCCCTCGATGTGGAAGGCATGGATGGTGCGGCCCGCCAGCACGGCGAGGGTGTCCTCGACGGACAGGCACTCGTTCAACCCGTCGGTGTGCAGGGCGACCTGGACGTCGTGCTCCTCGGCGACCCGCAGTGCGGTGTCCAGGGCGCGGGTGTGCGCGCCCATGTCCTCGTGCACCTTGAAGCCGGAGGCGCCGCCCTCGGCGAGGGCCTCGACCAGCGGCGCGCCGTCGGAGGAGGAGCCCCGGGCCAGGAAGCCGATGTTCACCGGCCAGGCGTCGAACGCGTTGAACGCGTGCCGCAGCGCCCAGGGCGAGTTGACGCCGACGCCCCAGACCGGGCCGAACTCCTGGCCGATGATCGTGGTGACGCCGGAGGCCAGCGAGGCCTCCATGATCCGCGGCGACAGCAGATGCACATGGGTGTCGATGGCCCCGGCGGTGGCGATCATGCCCTCGCCGGAGACGATGCTGGTGCCGGTGCCGACCACGACGTCCACCCCGTCCAGGGTGTCCGGGTTCCCGGCCCGGCCGATGGCGTGGATCCGGCCCTCGCGGATGCCGATGCTGGTCTTGCGGATGCCCAGTACGGCGTCGATGACCAGGACGTTGCTGATCACCACGTCGCAGGTGTCGCGGACGGCGGCGGCCTTGAGGTGCAGGCCGTCCCTGGCGGTCTTGCCGAAGCCGGCCAGGAACTCCTCGCCGGGCTGCTGGGAGTCGGACTCGACCCGGACGATCAGGCCGGAGTCGCCCAGCCGGACCCGGTCGCCGGCGCGCGGACCGTGCACGGCGATGTAGTCGGCGGGGGTGATGGTGCTGCTGGGCCCGGGGCGGCCGTGGCAGCCGTGGGCGTCGAAACCGCTGGCGGTCACTGTCCGTCCTCCTGGTACTGCGTCAGATATCCGGTGGCGCGGGCCTTCTCCAGCGCCGCTTCCTTCGCGCCGGGGGCGTCCAGCGGGCCGTCCACCAGGCCGGCGAAGCCGATGGCGACCCGGGCGCCGGCGATCGGCTGCAGCTCCACCTCCACGGTCGCCCCCGCGTCGAAGCGCACCGTGGAGCCGGCCGGGATGGCCAGCCGGGTGCCGTAGGCGGCGGCGCGGTCGAAGGCGAGCCGGGGATTGGCCTCGAAGAAGTGGAAGTGCGAGGTGACGCTGATCGGCACCGGCGAGGTGTTGCGCACCGGCAGCCGCACCGGCGGCTCGGGCGGCTGATAGCCCTCGCCCGCGCCGGGCAGCGCGGCCCCGGGGGCGTCCGGCCCCAGCGATCCCGCGCCGCGGAACGGGTCGTCGATTACGCAGAGCCTGGTCCCGTCGTCGAACACCGCCTCCACCTGCAGCGTGGTCACCACGTCCGGAACGCCGGGCAGCACGTCGTCCGCGGTGAGCACGGACCGCCCGGCCTCGATCGCCTCGGCCAGCCGCCTGCCGTCCCGGGCGGCCTCGCAGACGGTGTCGGCGATCAGCGCGGTGGCCTCCGGCACATTGAGCCGCACCCCGCGCGCCCGCCGCGCCCGGGCCAGCTCGGCGGCGGTGAAGAGCAGCAGCCGGTCCCGCTCGGTCGGTGTCAGTCGCACAATGCCTCGTCCCGGTCTTTAGAACGCCGTTCAAACCCTCGCTGGCATTGAACCCCGAGGGCCGGGTCGATGTCCAGCAAGGACCCTTCGTGGCGGTGACCGGACCGCGGTCCGTCTCACTCCCGGCGGAGCCGCACCGTCAGGATCTGGAAGGGGCGGAGCGGCAGGGTGAGAGAGCCGTCGTCGCCCGGGGTCAGCGGGGTCGGTGGGCTTGTGGGGCGTTCGAGGAGGTCGGTGAGGGCGGCCGAGGTCGGGGGGAAGGCGGGGCGGAGGGTGCAGGTGGTGCGGGCGCCGAGGGATTCGTAGAGGCGGACGATCACGTCGCCGGAGCGGTCGTCGGCGAGTTTGACGGACTCGACGACGGCGGTGGTGGGGCCGGCGAGGGTGATCAGCGGGGCCGCCGGTGCGGCGGCGGTGCGGCGCAGCGGGAGGTTGAGGGCGTGACCCGCGGCGACCGCGTCGGTCAGGGTGGCGCCGGGCTGCAGGGCGTAGCGGAAGCTGTGGCGGCCGGTGTCGGTCTCCGGGTCGGGGGAGTGCGGGGAGCGCAGCAGGGTCAGCCGGACGGTGGTGGTGGATCCGTCGCGGCCGATGTCATGGCCGTAGGTGGAGTCGTTGACGACGGCGATGCCGTAGCCGGGCTCGCCGACATGGACCCAGCGGTGCGCGCAGATCTCGAAGCGGGCGGCGTCCCAGCTGGTGTTGGCGTGGGTGGGGCGCTGGACATGGCCGAACTGGATCTCGGAGCTGGAGCGGTCGGCGTGCACATCCAGCGGAAACGCGGCCTTCAGGACCTTCTCCGACTCCTGCCAGTCGATGTCGGTGTCGACCAGCAGCCGTGGCGAGCCGGCGTCGAGGCTCAGCAGCTGGACGATGCGTGAGGCGCCGAAGGCGCGTTCCACCCGGACGGTGGCGCTCATCGGGCCGTCCGAGACCACGGTCACCGACTCGGCTGCGGTGAGGTCGGTCCAACGGCGGCGGTAGTGGCGGTCGATGTCCCAGGCGTCCCATTTGCTGGGGTGGTCCGGGTGCAGCTGGAGCAGGTTGCCGTAGGTTCCCGGGGCCAGGACTTCACGGCTGTCGGCGGTCAGGTCCAGGACCGAGCCGAGCAGGCCGTCCGGGGTGACCGTGATCCGCAGCAGTCCGTTGTCGAGGACGGTGCCCTCGGGCGAGGAAGCCGTCCGGACCGGGGCGATCCCGTCCGGGAGGCCGGCGGAGAGGGTGCCGACGGCCAGCGCGGGGGCCTGCGCCCACCGGCCGTCCAGCACCTCGGCCCGGTCGAACGAGGAGGCGTTGAGGACCCGGTCGCCGTCGTCCGCGTTGCCGGGCGGGCAGGCGGAGGCGATCAGGGCCTCCAACTCCTCCGCCACCGCCCGGTAGGTCTCCCGTGCCTCCCGGTGCACCCAGGCGATGGAGCTGCCCGGCAGGATGTCGTGGAACTGGTGCAGCAGCACCGTCTTCCACAGCCGGTCCAGTTCCTCGTAGGGGTACTCCGCCGCCGGCAGGAAGCTCGCGGCCCACAGTTCGGCCTCGCGCAGCAGGTGTTCGCTGCGGCGGTTGCCGCGCTTGATCGCGGCCTGGGTGGTGTAGGTGGCGCGGTGCAGCTCCAGGTACATCTCGCCGGACCAGACCGGCGCCGCCGCCCCGTACTCGGCCTCCGCCGCGGCGAAGAAGGCCGACGGCGGCTCGACCACCACCCGCGGCGAGCCCTCCAGGTCGCGGACCCGGCGGGCCCGCTCCAGCATCTCCCTGGTGGGGCCGCCACCGCCGTCGCCGTAGCCGAAGGGGAGCAGCGAGCGGGTCGCCAGTCCCTTGTCGCTGAAGGTGCGCACGGCCCGGGCCAGCTCGTTCCCGGACACGGTGGCGTTGTAGGTGTCGACCGGCGGGAAGTGGGTGAAGACCCGGCTGCCGTCGATGCCCTCCCACCAGAAGCTGTGGTGCGGCATCCGGTTGGTCTCGTTCCAGGACATCTTCTGGGAGAGGAACCAGCGCACCCCGGCCAGCCGGGCCAGCTGCGGGAACGCGGCGGTGTAGCCGAAGGAGTCGGGCAGCCAGACCTCCTCGGTCTCCACCCCCAGCTCGTCCAGGAAGAACCGCTTGCCGTGCACCAGTTGCCGGGCCAGCGCCTCGCCGCCGGGCATGTTGGTGTCGGACTCCACCCACATGGAGCCGACCGGGGCCCAGTTCCCGGCCGCCACGGCGTCCTTGATGCGCTGCCAGATCTGCGGCTGGTGGTCCCTGGTCCAGGCGTACTGCTGGGCCTGCGAGCAGGCGAACACCAGTTCCGGATAGTCCTGCGCCAGTGCGGTGACATTGGCGAAGGTCCTGGCCGTCTTGCGGACGGTCTCCCGCAGCGGCCAGAGCCAGGCCGAGTCGATATGGGCGTGCCCGACGGCCGAGAGCCGGTGTGCACTTGCGTGCGCGGGGCGCGCGAGCATATGCGCAAGCTGGGCTCGTGCTTCGAGCGCCGTTCCCGGGACGTCGTGCAGGTCCAGCGCGTCCAGCATCCGCTCCAGCGCGCGCAGGATCTCGTGTCGGCGCGGGTCCTCGGTGCTCAGCTCGTGCATCAGGCCGCTGAGCACCTCGATGTCCAGGTCGAGGTGGAAGACCTGCTCGTCCAGGACCGCCAGCTCGGCCCTGCCGAGCCGGTAGAGCGGGGTGTCGCCGCCGGTCAGCCGGTCGCCGAGGGCGGTGGGGCGGAAGCCGTTGCCGAGGATGTCGGGGTTGGCCGCGGCCTCCGCGAGCAGGTCCACCTCTTCGCCGCCGGCCGCCGGAGCGGCGACCGCGATCCAGCGGTTGTCCCGGTGGATGCCCTTGACGGGGACCCCGTCCCGGTCGTGGACCAGGGCCTCGGCGTTGAATCCCGGCCAGGCCCCGCCGTAGCCGAGGTCGAGCAGGGCCTCGACCCGCCGTCCGGCCCAGTCCGGAGGAACCTCGCCCCGGAACCGGAACCAGGTGGTGGACCAGGGCCCGCCCCACTCCCCGCCGGCCTCAAACGGCCGGTACTCCGCCTTCAGGGCCTCCTGCACCGGCACCGGCTCGCCCGGGGCGTGCCAGGCCGACACCTGCAGCGGCACGGTCAGCGGATAGCGGGCGGGGTGGACGAACTGCGACACCGCCCGTTCCAGACGGCTTTCCACCATGCGACGGTCGTCATGCACGACAGCCACCTCCTGTGGGGTCACCCTCGGCTTTCCCTGGTCACCGAGGGCTGAATCGGAGGACGCGCCGGGCTCCGATTCCGGCATTGCCGCTGATACCTTCATCCGACAGGATGAAGCCAAGATAAACGTGAGGATTCACTGAGTCGCCGACCCACTGTTCAGCGGGTTGCCGACGGCGAGGAATCACCGACCACGACCGGCAGGGAGAGCAATGGCGTCCGCACCCCAGTCGCCGTCGCCGCGCCCGCCCGCCGACCTTCCGGGCTTCCCGTTCCTGCCGGCCTCCGGCCTGCTGGCGGTGGGCCCCCAGAACGGCGGCGCCGACACCAACGGTGACGCTGCTCCCGCCTGGCTGGCCCCGGCCATGGCCGCCAACGGGATCGGCTCCTTCGACTGGGACCTGCACACCGACCTGGTCGACGGCGACGACCGCGCCTGCCTGATTCTGGGCATCCCCCTCGACGACGGGACCGGCCACCGTCCCCCGCCGATGAACTCCGAGTCCTTCCTCGCCATGCTGCACCCCGACGACGCCCCGATCGTGCGGCGCCGGGTGGCCAGGGCCGTCGAGACGCTGGGTCAGTGCGGCGCCTACTACCGCACCGTCTTCGCCGACGGCGAGATGCACGCGGTCCGCTTCCGCGGCCGGGTCCTGGCCGATGAGCGCGGCAGGCCCTCGCACATGGTCGGCTTTGTCTGGGACGCCACCGCTGAGCTGCACAAACGCGTCCGCGCCGACCATCTCGCGGTGCTCCGCGAGGAGCGCACCCGCTTCATCAAGGAAGCCGCCCGGGCCTTGTCCGAGGCCACCACCATGAACGACGTCGCCCGGGTCTTCACCGAGCTGCCGCTCCCGGGCATCCCGCCGGACGGGCTGATCCTGGCCGCGCTGGAGAACGGCCGGATCCAGATCCTGCGCTCCATGGGCTACGACCCGGACACCGCGCCGCCGCCGCACAACCACGTCCCGCTGGACGCCGACCACCCGGCGGCGCTGGCGCTGCGCACCCGCACCCCGGTGTTCATCTCCAGCCGGCCCGAGTACCAGGAGCGCTTCCCCGGCGCCTGGGCGCCGGTGGTGCACTCCCGGCACAGCGCCTGGGCCTTCCTCCCGCTGATCGCCAGCGGCCGCCCGCTGGGGGTGTGCCTGGTCAGCTTCACCGAGGAACGGTCCCTGGACGCCGAGGACCGGACCCTGCTCAGCACCCTCGGCGGCATGGTCGCCCAGTCGCTGGCCCGGGCCCGGCTGCACGACGCCGAGCACGAGCTGGCCGCGGGCCTGCAGCGGGTGCTGCTGCCGCGCCGGGTGCCGCCGCTGCCCGGGTTCAGCACCGCCGTGCGCTACCTCCCGGCCGGGACCGGGCTGCAGATCGGCGGCGACTGGTACGACGTGGTGCCGTTGCCCGGCGGCCATGTCGGACTGGTCATCGGCGACGTCCAGGGGCACGACGTGCACGCCGCCGGCGTGATGGGCCAGCTGCGGATCGCCCTGCGCGCCTACGCCGCCGAGGGCCACCCGCCGGCCGCGGTGATGGCCCGTGCCTCCCGCTTCCTCGCCGACCTGGACACCGGGCACTTCGCGACCTGCCTCTACGCCGAGGTCAATGTCGACTACGGCGCCGTCTACGCGGTGCGCGCCGGGCATCTGGACCCGCTGGTGCGCCGCGCCGACGGCAGCGCCGCGGTGCAGCCGGTGGCGGGCGGGCTGCCGCTGGGCATCGACCCCGACAGCGCCTACCCGGTCACCCGCTTCACCCTGGACCCCGGGGAGCTGCTGCTGCTCTGCACCGACGGACTGGTGGAGACCCGCAGCATCGACATCGACGAGGGCATGGAGCGGCTGCGCCGGACCATCGCCGGTCCGCACCCCGAAGGGCCGGCCGCCCTGGAGGCGCTGGCCGACCGGCTGGAGGAGCAGGCCGCCGACAGCCATGAGCGGGACGACGACATCGCGCTGCTGCTGCTCCGCTGGGAGGGCCCGGCCGAGAACCGCCCCCGGCAGCTGCGCCGCCGGATCCAGCAGGCCGACCTGGCGCAGATCTCCGAGGTGCGCGGCGAGCTGCGGGACGCGGTACGGCGCTGGGGCGTCGGCGACCTCGCCGACACCGTCGAGCTGCTGACCTCGGAGCTGATCACCAACGCCCTGGTGCACACCGACCGGGACGCACTGCTGACCGCCCGGCTCTACCAGGAGGGTGGCCCGGACGGCCGGGCCCGGCTCCGGGTCGAGGTGGACGACGAGTCCGACCTGTGGCCCCGGCGCCGCACGCCCGGGGAGCAGGCATCCTCCGGGCGCGGGCTGATGCTGGTCGAGGCGCTCTCCGACGCCTGGGGCGTGGACCCGCGCGGCAGCGGCAAGCGGATGTGGTTCGAGCTGATCCACCGCCGGCCGACGGCCGAGGCCGCCCCCGGGCCGAAGCCGGAGGCGGCGCCGGAACCTCAGCCGTAGAGCTGTTCCAGGTCCTTGAGCTTCTGCTCCAGCGAGTCCAGCCGGGGCAGGGTCAGCGTGTCGTCCTCGGCCGACAGGTCGAAGGTCCGTTCCTCCGGCCTGGGCCGCACCGGCAGCTCGACCACCGGCGTCTCGGTTCTGGGCGTCTCCATCCCCGGCGTCTTGATCCCCAATGTCTCCGTCTCCAGCGGGTCGTTGCCCGCTATGACGGGCTCCGCGGCCGGCGAGCGTTCGCCACCCGCCGTGCGCGGACCGGCCGACGCGGGCAGCTCCGCCTGCGCGCGCAGCCCGCGCGACCAGCCCCGGCTGCTCAGCGCCCGCAGCTCGGCGCGCTCATGGCGGGAGGCCCGGCGCTGCTCGTGCCGCTCGATCTCGCGCTGCCGCTTGTCGTCGCGGACCTCGTCGACGGCCTCGTCCAGACTGCGGACGTTCTCCAGCAGCATCAGCGACCAGGCCGCGTAGGTCTCCCTGGGCGCGCGCAGCCAGCGCACGATCCGGATCTGCGGCAGCGGTCGCGGCACCAGGCCCTGCTCGCGCAGCGCCGCCCGGCGGGTCTGCTTCAGCGCGCGGTCGAAGAGCACCGCCGCCGAGAGCGACATGCCGGCGAAGAACTGCGGCGCACCGTGGTGGTCCACTCCGCGCGGCGCGTGCACCCAGTTGAACCAGGCGGAGGCGGCCGCGAACAGCCACACCAGGATGCGCGAACCCAGCGCGGCGTCGCCGTGGCTGGCCTCGCGCACCGCCAGCACCGAGCAGAACATCGCCGCCCCGTCCAGGCCGAACGGCACCAGGTACTCCCAGCCGCCGGAAAGCCCCAGGTTCTGCAGACCGAAGCCGACCAGCCCGTGGAAGGACAGCGCGGCCGCGACCGCGGCGCAGCAGAACAGCAGGACGTAGGAGGCCGAACCGTAGAGTGCCTCCTTCTTGCGGCGCCGTTCCTCGCTCCGTTCCCAGGAGTCGGTGCTCGCGCGTGAAGCCGAGCCGCGCGACCGCAGCAGGGTCGCCAGCCCCGCGATGAGAAGGAGGCTCGCGACGACCGCGACGCCCCACCCCAGCGTTATGTCGGTAACTCTCATGCCCCTGCCCAAACCTCGGATGCCCCGGCCGGTGCCGAAGTGGGAACCATCCTGGCTCAAACCTGCGGGGC from Streptomyces sp. 846.5 encodes:
- a CDS encoding urease subunit alpha gives rise to the protein MTPADYIAVHGPRAGDRVRLGDSGLIVRVESDSQQPGEEFLAGFGKTARDGLHLKAAAVRDTCDVVISNVLVIDAVLGIRKTSIGIREGRIHAIGRAGNPDTLDGVDVVVGTGTSIVSGEGMIATAGAIDTHVHLLSPRIMEASLASGVTTIIGQEFGPVWGVGVNSPWALRHAFNAFDAWPVNIGFLARGSSSDGAPLVEALAEGGASGFKVHEDMGAHTRALDTALRVAEEHDVQVALHTDGLNECLSVEDTLAVLAGRTIHAFHIEGCGGGHVPNVLKMAGVPNVIGSSTNPTLPFGRDALGEHFGMIVSAHDLKVDLPGDAAMARDRIRAGTMGAEDVLHDLGVIGITSSDAQGMGRAGETVRRTFALAGKMKYELGPMDGTGSFGETNGGDDNERVLRYIAKLTINPAIAHGLAHEIGSIEVGKLADLVLWRADHFGAKPQLVLKSGFPAYGVTGDPNASTDRCEPLVLGPQFGAHGATAADISVAFVAQAAVDNGDAMPTRRRRVAVRNTRGIGPRDMLRNGRTGTVDVNPATGLVSLDGELLQSVAADSVSLSRLYFL
- a CDS encoding urease subunit gamma translates to MRLTPTERDRLLLFTAAELARARRARGVRLNVPEATALIADTVCEAARDGRRLAEAIEAGRSVLTADDVLPGVPDVVTTLQVEAVFDDGTRLCVIDDPFRGAGSLGPDAPGAALPGAGEGYQPPEPPVRLPVRNTSPVPISVTSHFHFFEANPRLAFDRAAAYGTRLAIPAGSTVRFDAGATVEVELQPIAGARVAIGFAGLVDGPLDAPGAKEAALEKARATGYLTQYQEDGQ
- a CDS encoding glycoside hydrolase family 38 C-terminal domain-containing protein — its product is MHDDRRMVESRLERAVSQFVHPARYPLTVPLQVSAWHAPGEPVPVQEALKAEYRPFEAGGEWGGPWSTTWFRFRGEVPPDWAGRRVEALLDLGYGGAWPGFNAEALVHDRDGVPVKGIHRDNRWIAVAAPAAGGEEVDLLAEAAANPDILGNGFRPTALGDRLTGGDTPLYRLGRAELAVLDEQVFHLDLDIEVLSGLMHELSTEDPRRHEILRALERMLDALDLHDVPGTALEARAQLAHMLARPAHASAHRLSAVGHAHIDSAWLWPLRETVRKTARTFANVTALAQDYPELVFACSQAQQYAWTRDHQPQIWQRIKDAVAAGNWAPVGSMWVESDTNMPGGEALARQLVHGKRFFLDELGVETEEVWLPDSFGYTAAFPQLARLAGVRWFLSQKMSWNETNRMPHHSFWWEGIDGSRVFTHFPPVDTYNATVSGNELARAVRTFSDKGLATRSLLPFGYGDGGGGPTREMLERARRVRDLEGSPRVVVEPPSAFFAAAEAEYGAAAPVWSGEMYLELHRATYTTQAAIKRGNRRSEHLLREAELWAASFLPAAEYPYEELDRLWKTVLLHQFHDILPGSSIAWVHREARETYRAVAEELEALIASACPPGNADDGDRVLNASSFDRAEVLDGRWAQAPALAVGTLSAGLPDGIAPVRTASSPEGTVLDNGLLRITVTPDGLLGSVLDLTADSREVLAPGTYGNLLQLHPDHPSKWDAWDIDRHYRRRWTDLTAAESVTVVSDGPMSATVRVERAFGASRIVQLLSLDAGSPRLLVDTDIDWQESEKVLKAAFPLDVHADRSSSEIQFGHVQRPTHANTSWDAARFEICAHRWVHVGEPGYGIAVVNDSTYGHDIGRDGSTTTVRLTLLRSPHSPDPETDTGRHSFRYALQPGATLTDAVAAGHALNLPLRRTAAAPAAPLITLAGPTTAVVESVKLADDRSGDVIVRLYESLGARTTCTLRPAFPPTSAALTDLLERPTSPPTPLTPGDDGSLTLPLRPFQILTVRLRRE
- a CDS encoding SpoIIE family protein phosphatase, which produces MASAPQSPSPRPPADLPGFPFLPASGLLAVGPQNGGADTNGDAAPAWLAPAMAANGIGSFDWDLHTDLVDGDDRACLILGIPLDDGTGHRPPPMNSESFLAMLHPDDAPIVRRRVARAVETLGQCGAYYRTVFADGEMHAVRFRGRVLADERGRPSHMVGFVWDATAELHKRVRADHLAVLREERTRFIKEAARALSEATTMNDVARVFTELPLPGIPPDGLILAALENGRIQILRSMGYDPDTAPPPHNHVPLDADHPAALALRTRTPVFISSRPEYQERFPGAWAPVVHSRHSAWAFLPLIASGRPLGVCLVSFTEERSLDAEDRTLLSTLGGMVAQSLARARLHDAEHELAAGLQRVLLPRRVPPLPGFSTAVRYLPAGTGLQIGGDWYDVVPLPGGHVGLVIGDVQGHDVHAAGVMGQLRIALRAYAAEGHPPAAVMARASRFLADLDTGHFATCLYAEVNVDYGAVYAVRAGHLDPLVRRADGSAAVQPVAGGLPLGIDPDSAYPVTRFTLDPGELLLLCTDGLVETRSIDIDEGMERLRRTIAGPHPEGPAALEALADRLEEQAADSHERDDDIALLLLRWEGPAENRPRQLRRRIQQADLAQISEVRGELRDAVRRWGVGDLADTVELLTSELITNALVHTDRDALLTARLYQEGGPDGRARLRVEVDDESDLWPRRRTPGEQASSGRGLMLVEALSDAWGVDPRGSGKRMWFELIHRRPTAEAAPGPKPEAAPEPQP
- a CDS encoding DUF2637 domain-containing protein encodes the protein MRVTDITLGWGVAVVASLLLIAGLATLLRSRGSASRASTDSWERSEERRRKKEALYGSASYVLLFCCAAVAAALSFHGLVGFGLQNLGLSGGWEYLVPFGLDGAAMFCSVLAVREASHGDAALGSRILVWLFAAASAWFNWVHAPRGVDHHGAPQFFAGMSLSAAVLFDRALKQTRRAALREQGLVPRPLPQIRIVRWLRAPRETYAAWSLMLLENVRSLDEAVDEVRDDKRQREIERHEQRRASRHERAELRALSSRGWSRGLRAQAELPASAGPRTAGGERSPAAEPVIAGNDPLETETLGIKTPGMETPRTETPVVELPVRPRPEERTFDLSAEDDTLTLPRLDSLEQKLKDLEQLYG